A window of the Equus asinus isolate D_3611 breed Donkey chromosome 20, EquAss-T2T_v2, whole genome shotgun sequence genome harbors these coding sequences:
- the NUMA1 gene encoding nuclear mitotic apparatus protein 1 isoform X8, translated as MTLHATRAAALLSWVNSLRVADPVDAVPQLQDCSIFIKIVDSIHGTDEGQQILQQPVPERLDFVCSFLQKNRKHPSSPECLVSVQKVMEGSELELAKMTMLLLYHSTMSSKSPRDWDQFEYKIQAELAIILKFVLDHEDGLNLNEDLEKFLQKASVPSTCSSTISEELSPPSHQAKREVRFLELQKVASSSGNNFLSGSPASPMGDILQTPQFQMRRLKKQLADERNNRDELEMELAENRKLLTEKDAQIAMMQQRIDRLALLNEKQAASPLESRELEELRGKNESLTMRLHETLKQCQDLKTEKSQMDRKINQLSEENGDLSFKLREFASHLQQLQGALNELTEEHSRATQEWVEKQAHLEKELSTALQDKKCLEEKNEILQGKLSQLEEHLARLRENPPREKGEVLGDVLQLETLKQEAATLAANNTQLQARVEALETERGQREAKLLAERGHFEEEKQQLAGLIAELQGSLSSLSQAKEELEQASQAQGAQLSAQVATLTSELTTLNSTLQQQDQELADLKQQAKKEQAQLAQTLQQQEQASQGLRHQVEQLSSSLKQKEQQLEEATKEWEATRRDHAQQLATAAEEQEVSLRERDSALQQLEALEKEKATKLEVLQQQLQAASEARDSAQTSVTQAQREKAELSQKVEELHARVEAAHQEQCETQAQVAELKAQLRSEQQKATERERVAQEKGQLQEQVQALEESLKITKGSLEEEKRKATDTLEEQQRCISELEAEIRSLVEQHKQERKELDEEKAGRKGLEARLQQLGEAHQAEMEALRRELAEAIASQREAESECEQLAKEVATWRERYEDSQQEEAQYGAMFQEQLMTLKEECEKARQELQEAKEKVAGIEAHSELQIGRQQSELAQLHANLARALQQVQEKEVRAQKLADDLSTLQEKMAATSKEVARLEALVRKAGEQQETASSELLKEPPRAGDRESEWLEEQQGRPFCSTQAALQAMEREAEQMGSELERLRAALMESQGQQQEERGQQEREVARLTQERGRAQADLALEKAAKAELEMRLQNALNEQRVEFASLQEALAHALMEKEGRDQELAKLRGQEATQRTELRELQQTVERLKKQLAKKEEECQQSLGTTSGEDVSGSGAQSKAAGKTERKGPELGDLQAEVSKLKQQCREHQEKASSLERSLESERTSRAEQAGALETLRVQLEEKAQELGHSQDTLASAQRELATLRTKAQDHSKAEDEWKAQVARGEQEAERKNSLISSLEEEVSILNRQVLEKEGESKELKRLVIAESEKSQKLEERLRLLQAETASNSARAAERSSALREEVQTLREEAEKQRVASESLRQELASQAERAEELGQELKAWQEKFFQKEQALSALQLEHTSTQALVSELLPAKHLCQQLQAEQAAAEKRHREELEQSKQAAGGLRAELMRAQRELGELVPLRQKVAEQERAAQQLRAEKASYAEQLSMLKKAHGLLAEENRGLGERASLGRQFLEVELDQAREKYGQELAAVRADAETRLAEMQREAQSTARELEVVTAKYEGAKVKVLEERQRFQEERQKLSAQVEELSKKLADHDQASKAQQQKLKAQGGESQQEAQRLQAQLNELQAQLSQKEQAAEHYKLQMEKAKTHYDAKKQQNQELQEQLRGLEQLQKENKELRAEAERLSRELQQAGLKTKEAEQTCRHLTAQVRSLEAQVAHADQQLRDLGKFQVSTDALKSREPQAKPQLDLSIDSLDLSCEEGTPLTITSKLPRTQPDGTSIPGEPASPISQRLPPKKLDMEEPDSANSSFYSTQSAPASQAGPRATSSTQSLARLGSPDDGNSALLSLPGYRPTTRSSARRSQAGVSSGAPPGRNSFYMGTCQDEPEQLDDWNRIAELQQRNRVCPPHLKTCYPLESRPSLSLATITDEEMKTGDPRETLRRASMQPTQIAEGAGITTRQQRKRVSTEPHQGPGTPESKKATSCFPRPLTPRDRHEGRKQSTTEKKAAPAVVKQADRRQSMAFSILNTPKKLGNSLLRRGTSKKAPSKASPTTRSGTRRSPRIATTTASAATAAAMAAATATPRAKGKAKH; from the exons GTGAACAGTCTGCGGGTGGCTGACCCCGTGGATGCTGTGCCGCAGCTGCAGGACTGCAGCATCTTCATCAAGATCGTTGACAGCAT CCACGGCACTGACGAGGGGCAGCAAATCCTGCAGCAGCCGGTGCCAGAGAGACTGGACTTTGTGTGCAGTTTTCTGCAGA AAAACCGAAAACATCCCTCTTCTCCAGAATGTTTGGTGTCAGTGCAGAAGGTCATGGAGGGGTCAGAGCTGGAACTGGCCAAG ATGACCATGCTGCTCTTATACCACTCCACCATGAGCTCCAAAAGTCCCAGGGACTGGGACCAATTTGAATATAAGATTCAG GCTGAGTTAGCCATCATTCTCAAATTTGTGCTGGACCATGAGGATGGGCTAAACCTGAATGAGGACCTAGAAAAATTCTTACAGAAAG CTTCTGTCCCTTCCACCTGTTCCAGCACCATCTCTGAAGAGCTCTCCCCACCCAGCCACCAGGCCAAGAGGGAGGTTCGCTTCCTAGAGCTGCAGAAGGTTGCCTCTTCCAGTGGGAACAA CTTCCTCTCAGGTTCTCCAGCCTCCCCTATGGGCGACATCCTGCAGACCCCACAATTCCAGATGAGACGGCTGAAGAAGCAGCTTGCAGATGAGAGAAATAATAGAGATGAGCTGGAGATGGAGTTGGCTGAGAACCGCAAGCTCCTCACTGAGAAGG ATGCACAGATCGCCATGATGCAGCAGCGCATTGACCGCCTGGCTCTACTGAATGAGAAGCAGGCGGCCAGCCCACTGGAGTCCAGGGAGCTTGAGGAGCTCCGAGGCAAAAATGAGAG CCTCACCATGCGGCTCCATGAAACCCTGAAGCAGTGCCAGGACCTGAAGACAGAGAAGAGCCAGATGGATCGCAAAATTAACCAGCTTTCTGAGGAGAATGGGGACCTTTCCTTTAAG CTGCGGGAGTTTGCCAGTCACCTACAGCAACTACAGGGTGCCCTCAACGAACTGACAGAGGAGCACAGCAGGGCCACTCAGGAGTGGGTGGAGAAGCAGGCCCATCTCGAAAAGGAGCTCAGCACAGCCCTGCAGGACAAG AAATGCCTTGAAGAGAAGAATGAAATCCTTCAGGGAAAACTTTCACAGCTGGAAGAACATTTGGCCCGGCTGCGGGAGAACCCACCCCGGGAGAAGGGCGAGGTGCTGGGTGATGTCTTGCAG CTGGAAACCCTGAAGCAAGAAGCAGCCACTCTTGCTGCAAACAACACCCAGCTCCAAGCCAGGGTGGAGGCACTGGAGACGGAGCGGGGCCAGCGGGAAGCCAAGCTGCTTGCTGAGCGGGGCCActttgaagaagaaaagcagcagcttGCTGGCCTGATTGCCGAGCTGCAGGGCTCCCTGTCCAGCCTTAGCCAGGCCAAGGAAGAACTGGAGCAGGCCTCCCAGGCTCAGGGGGCTCAGTTGTCTGCTCAGGTGGCCACGTTGACCTCTGAGCTCACCACCCTTAATTCCACCCTCCAGCAGCAGGATCAAGAACTGGCTGACCTGAAGCAGCAGGCCAAAAAGGAGCAGGCCCAACTAGCACAGACCCTCCAGCAGCAAGAACAGGCCTCCCAGGGCCTGCGCCACCAGGTGGAGCAGCTGAGCAGCAGCCTAAAGCAGAAGGAGCAGCAGTTGGAGGAAGCCACCAAGGAGTGGGAGGCAACCAGGCGTGACCATGCCCAGCAACTGGCCACTGCTGCTGAGGAGCAGGAGGTCTCCTTAAGGGAGAGGGACTCGGCCCTCCAGCAGCTAGAGGCATTGGAGAAAGAGAAGGCTACCAAGCTAGAGGTCCTGCAACAGCAACTTCAGGCTGCCAGTGAAGCCCGGGACAGTGCCCAGACCTCAGTGACACAGGCCCAGCGGGAGAAGGCAGAGCTGAGCCAAAAGGTTGAGGAACTCCATGCCCGTGTTGAGGCAGCCCACCAGGAGCAGTGTGAAACCCAGGCCCAGGTGGCAGAGCTAAAGGCCCAGCTGAGGTCTGAACAGCAAAAAGCAACCGAGAGAGAAAGGGTGGCCCAGGAGAAGGGCCAGCTCCAGGAGCAGGTCCAGGCCCTTGAGGAGTCCTTGAAGATCACCAAAGGCAGCCTTGAAGAGGAGAAGCGCAAGGCCACAGACACCCTGGAAGAGCAGCAGCGTTGTATCTCTGAGCTTGAGGCAGAGATCCGGAGCCTGGTGGAGCAGCATAAGCAGGAACGGAAGGAGCTGGACGAAGAGAAGGCTGGGCGCAAGGGGCTGGAGGCCCGATTACAGCAGCTTGGGGAGGCCCATCAGGCCGAGATGGAAGCCTTGCGGCGAGAGCTGGCAGAGGCCATAGCCTCCCAACGTGAGGCTGAGAGTGAGTGTGAGCAGCTTGCCAAGGAGGTGGCCACCTGGCGTGAGCGGTATGAGGATAGCCAGCAAGAGGAAGCACAGTATGGTGCCATGTTCCAGGAACAGCTGATGACCCTGAAGGAGGAATGTGAGAAGGCCCGCCAAGAACTGCAGGAGGCAAAGGAGAAGGTGGCAGGGATAGAGGCCCACAGCGAGCTCCAGATAGGCCGGCAGCAGAGTGAGCTAGCACAACTCCATGCCAACCTGGCCAGAGCCCTCCAGCAGGTCCAGGAGAAGGAGGTCAGGGCCCAGAAGCTTGCAGATGACCTTTCCACTCTGCAGGAGAAGATGGCTGCCACCAGCAAGGAGGTGGCCCGCCTGGAGGCCTTGGTGCGCAAGGCAGGTGAGCAGCAGGAAACAGCCTCCAGTGAGCTACTCAAGGAACCCCCGAGGGCAGGAGACAGAGAGTCAGAGTGGCTGGAAGAGCAGCAAGGACGCCCGTTCTGTAGCACGCAGGCTGCGCTGCAGGCCATGGAGCGTGAGGCAGAGCAAATGGGCAGTGAGCTGGAGAGGCTGCGGGCTGCGCTGATGGAGAGCCAGGGACAGCAGCAGGAGGAGCGTgggcagcaggagagggaggtggCGCGGCTGACCCAGGAGCGGGGCCGGGCCCAAGCCGATCTTGCCCTGGAGAAGGCAGCCAAGGCAGAGCTTGAGATGCGGCTGCAGAATGCCCTCAATGAGCAGCGTGTGGAATTTGCTAGCCTACAAGAGGCACTGGCCCATGCCCTGatggaaaaggaagggagagaccAGGAGTTGGCCAAGCTTCGTGGGCAGGAGGCAACCCAGAGAACAGAGCTGAGGGAGCTTCAGCAAACTGTGGAGCGACTGAAGAAACAGCTggccaagaaagaggaggagtgcCAACAGTCTCTAGGGACGACCAGTGGAGAAGATGTTTCTGGGTCAGGGGCCCAGTCTAAGGCTGCTGGAAAGACTGAGCGGAAAGGCCCTGAGCTGGGGGATCTACAGGCAGAGGTGAGCAAGCTGAAGCAGCAGTGCCGGGAGCATCAGGAGAAGGCCTCCAGCCTGGAGCGCAGCCTAGAGTCTGAGCGCACCTCCCGCGCTGAGCAGGCCGGTGCTTTGGAGACTTTGCGGGTCCAGTTGGAGGAGAAGGCCCAGGAGCTGGGGCACAGTCAGGACACCTTAGCTTCAGCCCAAAGGGAGCTGGCCACCCTCCGCACCAAGGCCCAAGACCATAGCAAAGCTGAGGATGAGTGGAAGGCCCAGGTGGCCCGGGGTGAGCAGGAGGCTGAGAGAAAGAACAGTCTCATCAGCAGCTTGGAGGAGGAGGTGTCCATCCTGAATCGCCAGGTCCTAGAGAAGGAGGGCGAGAGCAAGGAGTTGAAGCGGCTGGTTATAGCTGAGTCAGAGAAgagccagaagctggaagagaggctgcgccTGCTCCAGGCAGAGACAGCCAGCAACAGTGCCAGAGCTGCGGAACGCAGTTCTGCTCTGCGGGAGGAGGTCCAGACCCTCcgggaagaggcagagaaacagCGGGTAGCTTCAGAGAGCCTGCGGCAGGAGCTGGCCTCGCAGGCAGAGCGAGCGGAGGAGCTGGGCCAAGAATTGAAGGCATGGCAGGAGAAGTTCTTCCAGAAGGAGCAGGCCCTCTCTGCCCTGCAGCTCGAGCACACCAGCACACAGGCCCTGGTGAGTGAGTTGCTGCCTGCTAAGCACCTGTGCCAGCAGCTGCAGGCTGAGCAGGCAGCTGCTGAGAAACGCCATCGTGAGGAGCTGGAGCAAAGCAAGCAGGCAGCGGGAGGGCTGCGGGCAGAGCTGATGCGGGCCCAGCGGGAGCTGGGGGAGCTGGTGCCCCTGCGGCAGAAGGTAGCAGAGCAAGAGCGAGCAGCCCAGCAGCTACGTGCAGAGAAGGCCAGCTACGCAGAGCAGCTGAGCATGCTGAAGAAGGCTCATGGCCTGCTGGCAGAGGAGAACCGGGGGCTGGGTGAGAGAGCCAGCCTCGGCCGGCAGTTTCTGGAAGTGGAGCTGGACCAGGCCCGGGAGAAGTATGGCCAAGAACTGGCAGCTGTGCGTGCTGACGCTGAGACCCGTCTGGCTGAGATGCAGCGGGAAGCACAGAGCACTGCTCGGGAGCTGGAGGTGGTGACTGCCAAGTATGAGGGTGCCAAGGTCAAGGTCCTGGAGGAGAGGCAGCGGTTCCAGGAAGAGAGGCAGAAACTCAGTGCCCAG gtgGAAGAACTGAGTAAGAAGCTAGCTGACCACGACCAGGCCAGCAAGGCGCAGCAGCAGAAGCTGAAG gcccagggaggtgagagCCAGCAAGAGGCCCAACGCCTCCAGGCCCAGCTGAATGAGCTGCAGGCCCAGTTGAGCCAGAAGGAGCAGGCAGCTGAGCACTACAAGCTGCAG atggagaaagccaagaCCCATTATGATGCCAAGAAGCAGCAGAACCAAGAGCTTCAGGAGCAGCTGCGGGGCCTGGAGCAGCTgcagaaggaaaacaaggagCTGCGGGCTGAAGCCGAACGGCTGAGCCGTGAGCTGCAGCAGGCCGGGCTGAAGACCAAGGAGGCTGAACAGACCTGCCGCCATCTTACTGCCCAGGTGCGCAGCCTGGAAGCACAG GTTGCCCACGCAGACCAGCAGCTTCGGGACCTAGGCAAGTTCCAGGTGTCGACTGACGCCTTAAAGAGCCGGGAGCCCCAGGCTAAGCCTCAACTGGACTTGAGTATTGACAGCCTGGATCTGAGCTGTGAGGAGGGGACCCCGCTCACTATTACCAG CAAGCTGCCTCGTACCCAGCCAGACGGTACCAGCATCCCTGGAGAGCCAGCCTCGCCCATCTCCCAGCGCCTACCCCCCAAG AAGCTAGACATGGAGGAGCCAGACAGCGCCAACTCATCCTTCTATAGCACACAGTCTGCCCCTGCTTCTCAGGCTGGCCCACGAGCCACCTCTTCTACCCAGTCTCTAGCCCGCCTGGGCTCTCCGGACGATGGCAACTCAGCTCTGCTCAGCCTGCCTGGCTACCGGCCCACCACTCGCAGTTCTGCTCGTCGCTCCCAGGCTGGAGTGTCCAGTGGGGCCCCTCCAG GAAGGAACAGCTTCTACATGGGCACTTGCCAGGATGAGCCCGAGCAGCTGGACGACTGGAACCGAATTGCAGAGTTACAGCAGCGCAATCGAGTCTGCCCTCCGCACTTGAAGACCTGCTATCCCCTGGAGTCCAGG CCTTCCCTGAGCTTGGCTACCATCACAGATGAGGAGATGAAAACTGGTGACCCTCGGGAGACCCTGCGCCGAGCCAGCATGCAGCCAACCCAGATAGCTGAGGGCGCTGGCATCACCACCCGGCAGCAACGCAAACGAGTCTCAACAGAGCCGCACCAGGGCCCTGGCACCCCCGAG TCTAAGAAGGCCACCAGCTGTTTCCCACGCCCCCTGACTCCCCGGGACCGACATGAAGGGCGCAAACAGAGCACTACAGAGAAGAAAGCAGCTCCAGCTGTTGTTAAACAG GCCGACCGCCGCCAGTCAATGGCCTTCAGCATCCTCAACACGCCCAAGAAGCTCGGGAATAGCCTTCTGCGGAGGGGAACCTCAAAGAAAGCCCCATCCAAGGCCTCCCCGACCACCCGCAGTGGAACCCGCCGCTCTCCTCGCATCGCCACCACCACAGCCAgcgctgccactgctgctgccatgGCTGCCGCCACTGCCACCCCTCGGGCCAAGGGCAAG gCAAAGCACTAA